The following are encoded together in the Brassica napus cultivar Da-Ae chromosome A9, Da-Ae, whole genome shotgun sequence genome:
- the LOC106366828 gene encoding probable methyltransferase PMT14 produces the protein MMMASSKNTPPVNNRTRISITIVTGLCCFFYLLGAWQRNGFGKGGGVITLEAVTKQAQCTNTTDIVANLDFEPHHKTIKIPHRANPKPIMFKPCDVKFKDYTPCHEQKRAMRFPRENMVYRERHCPPENEKLRCLIPAPKGYTTPFPWPKSRDYVHYANVPFKTLTVAKAGQNWVKFQGDVFKFPGGGTMFPQGADAYIETLAKVIPIKDGLVRTALDTGCGVASWGAYMLKKNVLTMSFAPRDVHEAQVQFALERGVPAIIGVLGSIRLPYPPRAFDMAQCSRCLIPWTSNEGMYLMEVDRVLRPGGYWVLSGPPINWKTYYKTWKRSKKELKAEQKRIEEIAESLCWEKKYEKGDIAIWRKKTNDRSCRMSSSSSSVKTCKGKDTDDIWNKTMEVCVTPFPKVSSDVEVKKFPERLFSVPPCVTKGLVEGVNVESYQEDNKLWKKRVSNYKRINRLIGSSRYRNVMDMNAGLGGFAAALESSESWVMNVVPTIAKNSLSVVFERGLIGIYHDWCEGFSTYPRTYDLIHANNVFSLYQNRCNVEDILLEMDRILRPEGTVILRDEVDALNDVRKIAKGMRWDTKLMDHEDGPLVPEKILVAVKQYWVAGDGGNVRNSTSTLSGEE, from the exons ATGATGATGGCTTCTTCTAAGAACACTCCGCCCGTGAATAATCGGACAAGAATATCTATAACCATTGTCACTGGTTTGTGTTGTTTCTTCTATCTTCTTGGAGCATGGCAACGTAATGGGTTTGGTAAAGGAGGAGGTGTTATAACACTGGAAGCAGTAACAAAGCAAGCTCAATGTACAAATACAACAGACATTGTAGCCAATCTCGACTTTGAACCTCACCATAAGACGATAAAGATCCCTCACAGAGCTAACCCCAAGCCCATCATGTTCAAGCCCTGCGATGTGAAGTTCAAAGACTACACGCCTTGTCATGAACAAAAACGAGCAATGAGATTCCCAAGGGAGAACATGGTTTACAGAGAGAGACATTGCCCACCTGAGAATGAGAAGCTGCGTTGTCTAATACCTGCTCCTAAAGGGTATACAACTCCTTTCCCATGGCCTAAAAGCCGTGACTACGTTCACTACGCCAATGTTCCTTTCAAGACATTAACAGTTGCAAAAGCTGGACAGAACTGGGTGAAGTTTCAAGGGGATGTGTTTAAGTTCCCTGGAGGAGGAACTATGTTTCCTCAAGGCGCTGATGCTTATATCGAAACGCTAGCTAAAGTAATCCCTATCAAAGATGGATTAGTTAGAACGGCTTTGGACACAGGATGTGGG GTTGCAAGCTGGGGTGCTTATATGCTTAAGAAGAATGTACTGACTATGTCGTTTGCGCCACGGGATGTCCATGAAGCTCAAGTACAGTTTGCTCTGGAGAGAGGTGTTCCAGCAATCATCGGTGTTCTCGGGTCAATACGTCTTCCATATCCACCGAGAGCTTTTGATATGGCTCAATGCTCTCGATGTTTGATCCCATGGACCTCAAATG AGGGAATGTACTTAATGGAAGTGGATAGAGTCTTGAGACCGGGAGGTTACTGGGTTTTATCCGGGCCTCCAATCAACTGGAAGACATACTACAAGACGTGGAAGCGGTCTAAGAAAGAACTCAAAGCTGAGCAAAAGAGAATAGAGGAGATAGCAGAGTCCTTATGCTGGGAGAAGAAGTATGAGAAAGGAGACATTGCAATCTGGAGAAAGAAAACTAATGACAGATCATGTCGtatgtcatcatcatcatcatctgttaAAACCTGCAAAGGCAAAGACACTGATGATATCTGGAACAAGACAATGGAAGTATGTGTAACTCCATTCCCCAAAGTATCAAGCGATGTAGAAGTAAAGAAGTTTCCTGAGAGGCTATTCTCAGTCCCTCCGTGTGTAACCAAAGGTTTGGTGGAGGGTGTGAACGTTGAATCATATCAAGAAGATAATAAGCTGTGGAAGAAACGAGTGAGTAACTACAAGAGAATCAATAGACTGATAGGGAGCAGTAGATACCGTAATGTGATGGATATGAATGCTGGACTTGGTGGATTTGCGGCTGCGCttgaatcttctgaatcttggGTTATGAATGTTGTTCCAACCATTGCAAAGAACAGTTTGAGTGTTGTCTTTGAAAGGGGTCTCATCGGCATCTACCATGACTg GTGTGAAGGGTTTTCGACTTATCCGAGGACATATGATCTCATCCACGCAAACAATGTCTTCAGCTTGTATCAAAACAG ATGCAATGTTGAAGACATTCTGCTTGAAATGGATCGGATTTTGAGGCCGGAAGGAACGGTTATTCTCAGAGACGAGGTTGATGCTCTAAACGATGTAAGAAAGATTGCAAAAGGAATGAGATGGGACACTAAGTTGATGGATCACGAGGATGGTCCACTCGTGCCGGAGAAGATTCTCGTTGCCGTTAAGCAGTATTGGGTCGCCGGTGACGGTGGTAACGTAAGGAACAGTACTTCGACGTTGAGTGGTGAAGAATAA
- the LOC106366827 gene encoding AP-2 complex subunit mu — MPVAASAIYFLNLRGDVLINRTYRDDVGGNMVDAFRTHIMQTKELGNCPVRQIGGCSFVYMRISNVYIVIVVSSNANVACGFKFVVEAVALFKSYFGGAFDEDAIKNNFVLIYELLDEIMDFGYPQNLSPEILKLYITQEGVRSPFSSKPKDKPVPNATLQVTGAVGWRREGLSYKKNEVFLDIVESVNLLMSSKGNVLRCDVTGKVLMKCFLSGMPDLKLGLNDKIGLEKESEMKSRPAKSGKTIELDDVTFHQCVNLTRFNSEKTVSFVPPDGEFELMKYRITEGVNLPFRVLPTIKELGRTRMEVNVKVKSVFGAKMFALGVVVKIPVPKQTAKTNFQVTSGRAKYNPSIDCLVWKIRKFPGQTESTLSAEIELISTMGEKKSWTRPPIQMEFQVPMFTASGLRVRFLKVWEKSGYNTVEWVRYITKAGSYEIRC, encoded by the exons ATGCCGGTTGCAGCTTCCGCCATCTACTTTCTCAACCTCCGTGGCGATGTACTCATCAATCGCACCTACCGAGACGACGTCGG GGGAAACATGGTGGACGCGTTTCGAACGCACATAATGCAAACGAAGGAGCTAGGGAACTGTCCCGTGCGTCAGATTGGTGGATGCTCCTTCGTCTATATGCGAATCAGCAATGTCTACATCGTCATTGTCGTCAGCAGCAATGCTAATGTTGCTTGTGGCTTCAAATTCGTTGTTGAG GCTGTTGCTTTGTTCAAATCATACTTTGGTGGAGCTTTTGATGAAGACGCTATTAAGAATAACTTTGTCCTCATTTATGAATTGTTGGACG AGATTATGGACTTTGGCTATCCACAGAATCTCTCCCCTGAAATTTTGAAGCTTTATATTACTCAGGAGGGTGTACGGTCACCGTTTTCATCTAAG CCGAAGGACAAGCCTGTTCCGAATGCAACGCTGCAAGTTACAGGTGCTGTTGGTTGGCGAAGAGAGGGTCTTTCTTATAAAAAGAATGAG GTGTTTCTGGATATTGTGGAAAGCGTAAACCTTCTTATGTCATCTAAAG GCAATGTTCTTCGGTGTGATGTGACTGGGAAAGTTTTAATGAAATGTTTCCTTTCGGGAATGCCTGATTTGAAGTTGGGGTTGAATGATAAAATTGGTCTTGAGAAAGAATCGGAAATGAAATCTCGTCCAGCTAAGAG TGGTAAAACAATTGAGCTTGATGACGTCACTTTTCACCAGTGTGTGAACCTGACGAGATTCAACTCGGAGAAGACCGTTAGCTTTGTACCACCGGATGGTGAATTTGAACTGATGAA GTATCGAATAACAGAGGGTGTGAACCTGCCTTTCCGAGTATTACCAACGATTAAAGAACTTGGTCGCACACGCATGGAAGTAAATGTGAAG GTTAAAAGTGTGTTTGGTGCTAAAATGTTTGCCCTTGGAGTCGTAGTTAAGATTCCAGTGCCAAAACAAACAGCAAAGACGAACTTCCAAGTGACATCTGGTCGCGCTAAGTACAATCCATCAATCGATTGCTTGGTTTGGAA GATAAGAAAGTTTCCAGGACAAACAGAATCCACACTAAGTGCAGAGATTGAGTTGATCTCAACAATGGGAGAGAAGAAATCCTGGACAAGACCACCAATCCAGATGGAATTTCAG GTGCCAATGTTCACAGCATCTGGTTTGCGAGTTCGTTTCCTCAAG GTGTGGGAGAAGAGCGGTTACAACACGGTGGAGTGGGTTCGATACATAACGAAAGCTGGATCCTATGAGATCAGATGctga
- the LOC106366826 gene encoding AT-hook motif nuclear-localized protein 8: MDSRDIPQQFQPPLFHYPNFNTSAMMGPNSTSQSINHRLTFGSLTPRGTLQQQEEQLDQKTLESLGYVDEVSPSSQPMRSGIDQSQQQVKRKRGRPRKYAPDGTIALGLAPTSPLLGDGDSGRVNTNSAKRARGRPPGSIKKQYDALGTSGGMFTHVIEVQEGEEIVSKVAALSTQGPRTVIVLSAAGAVSRVILHNASGIQNYKGQFEIVTLSGSFSNYEVNGSIERTGSLTVALAGPNAQILGGLVGRLVAVTPVQIIVGSFVDEAKKLKQSTGNNAQGQNPEPVSAPANMLNFGSNSQGPSSESSDENESGSPSVQHHDNNNNGIYGNSMAQQQQLRQMQMYNLWPSSGQ; this comes from the exons atgGATTCAAGAGATATCCCACAACAGTTTCAGCCACCACTGTTTCATTACCCTAACTTTAACACTAGCGCAATGATGGGACCTAACTCGACTTCCCAGTCGATTAATCATCGTCTAACTTTTGGCTCTCTCACACCTCGTGGGACGCTTCAGCAGCAAGAAGAGCAGTTGGATCAGAAAACGCTTGAATCTCTTGGATACGTCGATGAAGTATCGCCTTCTTCTCAACCGATGCGATCTGGGATCGATCAGAGCCAACAACAAgtgaagaggaagagaggaaGGCCAAGGAAATACGCTCCTGATGGTACCATTGCATTAGGTCTAGCTCCGacttctcctcttcttggtgACGGAGACAGCGGCAGAGTAAATACAAACTCTGCTAAACGAGCAAGAGGAAGACCTCCGGGCTCCATCAAGAAACAATATGATGCTTTAG GAACATCAGGAGGTATGTTTACTCATGTCATTGAAGTGCAAGAAGGAGAG GAAATAGTATCAAAGGTGGCGGCTCTTTCGACTCAAGGGCCACGAACAGTTATTGTTCTCTCTGCAGCTGGCGCAGTTTCTAGAGTGATACTTCATAATGCTAGTGGAATTCAGAATTATAAG GGACAGTTCGAGATCGTTACACTCTCTGGCTCCTTCTCCAATTATGAGGTAAATGGTTCCATCGAAAGAACTGGTAGTTTGACTGTGGCTTTGGCTGGTCCCAATGCCCAGATTTTAGGTGGCCTAGTTGGTCGGTTAGTAGCTGTAACACCAGTGCAg ATCATAGTGGGAAGCTTTGTTGACGAAGCAAAGAAACTGAAACAGAGTACCGGTAACAATGCTCAGGGACAGAATCCTGAACCGGTTTCAGCACCAGCTAATATGTTGAACTTTGGATCGAACTCTCAAGGACCATCTAGCGAGTCATCAGATGAGAATGAAAGTGGTTCTCCTTCAGTGCAGCACCATGACAACAACAATAATGGGATTTATGGAAACTCAATGGCTCAACAACAGCAACTGCGTCAGATgcaaatgtataatctttggccTAGTAGTGGTCAATAA
- the LOC106364427 gene encoding ATPase 1, plasma membrane-type-like yields MCCCLLGTIMTISKDRVKPSPTPDSWKLNEIFATGIVLGGYQDVMSVIFFWVIHKTDFCSDKFGVRSIRDNNNELMSAVYLQVSIISQALIFVTRSRSWSFVERPGALLMIAFVIAQLIATLIAVYANWIFAKVKGIGWGWAAVIWVYSILTYIPQDILKFAIRYILSGKAWVSMFDKRTALTTMSDYGAGERQAEWAREQRTHHGLQTRQEVNVFPENGGYRELSQIVEPRNGPR; encoded by the exons ATGTGTTGCTGTCTTTTAGGTACTATCATGACAATCTCAAAGGATAGAGTCAAGccatctccaacacctgatagcTGGAAGCTCAATGAAATCTTTGCCACTGGAATTGTCTTGGGAGGCTACCAAGACGTTATGAGTGTGATTTTCTTCTGGGTGATTCACAAGACTGACTTCTGCTCC GACAAGTTTggtgtgaggtcaatcagggaCAATAACAATGAACTAATGTCTGCTGTATACCTACAAGTTAGTATCATCAGCCAAGCGCTTATATTCGTCACGAGGTCAAGGAGTTGGTCATTCGTTGAACGTCCTGGGGCGCTTCTGATGATTGCATTCGTTATTGCACAACT GATTGCTACTTTGATTGCAGTGTATGCAAACTGGATATTTGCAAAGGTGAAGGGTATAGGTTGGGGATGGGCTGCTGTGATTTGGGTTTACAGTATTTTAACATACATCCCACAAGACATTTTAAAGTTTGCCATTAGATACATCTTGAGTGGAAAGGCTTGGGTCAGCATGTTTGACAAAAGG ACCGCTCTGACGACCATGAGCGATTACGGTGCTGGAGAAAGACAAGCTGAGTGGGCGAGAGAACAAAGGACACATCACGGTCTGCAGACAAGACAAGAGGTCAACGTCTTCCCAGAGAACGGGGGTTACAGAGAGCTGTCTCAGATCGTTGAGCCCAGAAATGGGCCGAGATAG